Proteins from a genomic interval of Euleptes europaea isolate rEulEur1 chromosome 18, rEulEur1.hap1, whole genome shotgun sequence:
- the LOC130490551 gene encoding olfactory receptor 10AG1-like: protein MDLGQADYKQNHSTVQEFILVGYQAYPALLFTVFLATYTAILLGNGLIVLVTTLDPALHSPMYFFLRSLSGLDMCYISVTLPKMMVNLVSGDHSISLLACASQMFFLLFLGGAECFLLVAMAYDRYLAICLPLHYMTIMSHRTCVGMVAGSFAISLPMQLVQIKIVFSLPFCGSNEIDHFFCDSPPLLSLACADIYSSEVTLYTESIIFLIIPFILILASYVQIAKAILSMPSATGRQKTFSTCSSHLTVVILLYGSAMIVYLRPKTPESVKVDKLLSLLYIIVIPLCNPLIYTLRNREAKTAFKRLLGRKRPLEVGTGMMG from the coding sequence ATGGATCTTGGGCAAGCTGACTACAAGCAGAACCACAGTACTGTGCAAGAGTTCATCTTGGTGGGATACCAAGCGTATCCTGCCCTCCTCTTCACAGTCTTCCTGGCCACATACACAGCCATACTACTGGGGAATGGCCTGATTGTGCTGGTGACAACATTAGACCCTGCCTTACACTctcccatgtacttcttcttgCGTAGCCTGTCAGGACTAGATATGTGTTACATTTCCGTCACCCTTCCTAAGATGATGGTCAATCTGGTGTCTGGGGATCATTCAATATCCCTGCTTGCCTGTGCCTCACAGATGTTTTTCCTGCTCTTCCTGGGTGGGGCGGAAtgcttcctgctggtggccatgGCCTATGACCGCTACCTTGCTATTTGCCTGCCTCTCCACTATATGACAATCATGAGCCACAGAACGTGTGTAGGGATGGTGGCAGGCTCATTCGCCATCAGCCTCCCCATGCAGTTGGTCCAAATCAAAATTGTCTTCTCCTTACCCTTCTGTGGATCCAACGAGATTGACCATTTCTTCTGTGACAGTCCACCACTACTCAGCCTGGCATGTGCTGACATTTATTCCAGTGAGGTGACTTTGTACACTGAGAGTATCATCTTTCTTATAATCCCTTTTATCCTCATTTTGGCTTCCTATGTACAAATCGCCAAGGCCATACTGAGCATGCCATCAGCCACAGGACGCCAGAAGACCTTTTCCACATGCTCATCCCACCTGACTGTGGTCATTCTCCTTTACGGCTCTGCAATGATTGTGTACCTTCGCCCCAAGACCCCAGAGTCTGTGAAGGTCGACAAGTTGCTCTCCCTGCTATATATCATCGTCATTCCCCTTTGCAACCCTCTTATTTACACCTTGAGAAACCGGGAGGCAAAGACTGCCTTCAAAAGACTTTTAGGAAGAAAAAGACCTTTGGAAGTGGGCACAGGGATGATGGGCTGa
- the LOC130490552 gene encoding olfactory receptor 10AG1-like has protein sequence MDLRQADYKQNHSTVQEFILVGYQVYPALLFTVFLATYTAILLGNGLIMVVTTLDPALHSPMYFFLRSLSGLEMCYISVTLPKMMANQVSGDHSISLPACASQMFFLLFLGGAECFLLGAMAYDRYLAICRPLHYMTIMSHRTCVGMVAGSFAISLPMQLVQIGIVFSLPFCGSNEIDHFFCESPPLLSLACADIYSSEVTLYTDSTIFLIIPFILILASYVQIAKAILRMPSATGRQKTFSTCSSHLTVVILFYGSAMIVYMRPKNPESVKVDKLLSLLYTIIIPLCNPLIYTLRNREVKTAFRRLLGRKRPLEVGTGMMG, from the coding sequence ATGGATCTCAGGCAAGCCGACTACAAGCAGAACCACAGTACTGTGCAAGAGTTCATCTTGGTGGGATACCAAGTATATCCCGCCCTCCTCTTCACAGTCTTCCTGGCCACATACACAGCCATACTACTGGGGAATGGTCTGATTATGGTGGTGACAACATTGGACCCTGCCTTACACtctcccatgtacttcttcctgcgTAGCCTGTCAGGACTAGAGATGTGTTACATTTCCGTCACTCTACCTAAGATGATGGCCAATCAGGTGTCTGGGGATCATTCCATTTCTCTGCCTGCCTGTGCCTCACAGATGTTTTTCCTGCTCTTCCTGGGTGGGGCTGAGTGCTTCCTGCTGGGTGCCATGGCCTATGATCGCTACCTTGCCATTTGCCGGCCTCTCCACTATATGACAATCATGAGCCATAGAACGTGTGTAGGGATGGTGGCAGGCTCATTCGCCATCAGCCTCCCCATGCAGTTGGTCCAAATTGGAATTGTCTTCTCCTTACCTTTCTGTGGATCCAACGAGATtgaccatttcttctgtgaaagCCCACCACTACTAAGCCTGGCATGTGCTGACATTTATTCCAGTGAGGTGACTTTGTACACTGACAGTACCATCTTTCTTATAATCCCTTTTATCCTCATTTTGGCTTCCTATGTACAAATCGCCAAGGCCATACTGCGCATGCCATCAGCCACAGGACGCCAGAAGACCTTTTCCACATGCTCATCCCACCTGACTGTGGTCATTCTCTTTTACGGCTCTGCAATGATTGTGTACATGCGTCCCAAGAACCCAGAGTCTGTGAAGGTCGACAAGTTGCTCTCCCTGCTATACACCATCATCATTCCCCTTTGCAACCCTCTTATTTATACCTTGAGAAACCGGGAGGTAAAGACTGCCTTTAGAAGACTATTAGGAAGAAAAAGACCTTTGGAAGTGGGCACAGGGATGATGGGCTGa
- the LOC130490553 gene encoding olfactory receptor 10AG1-like, giving the protein MDLGQANYKHNHSTVQEFILVGYQAYPALLFTVFLATYTAILLGNGLIVVVTMLDPALHSPMYFFLRSLSGLEMCYISVTLPMMMANLVSGDHSISLPACASQMFFLLFLGGAECFLLAAMAYDRYLAICLPLHYMTIMSHRMCVGMVAGSFAISLPMQLIQIGIIFSLPFCGSNEIDHFFCDCPPVLSLACADLYSNELTFYAESTIFLIIPFILIMVSYVQITKAILRMPSATGRRKTFSTCSSHLTVVSLFYGSAMIVYLRPKTPESVKVNKLLSLLYTIIIPLCNPLIYTLRNREVKTAFRRLLGRKRPLEVGTGRMG; this is encoded by the coding sequence atGGATCTTGGGCAAGCCAACTACAAGCACAACCATAGTACTGTGCAAGAGTTCATCTTGGTGGGATACCAAGCATATCCAGCCCTCCTCTTCACGGTCTTCCTGGCCACATACACAGCCATACTACTGGGGAATGGTCTGATTGTGGTGGTGACAATGTTGGACCCTGCCTTACACtctcccatgtacttcttcctgcgTAGCCTGTCTGGATTAGAGATGTGTTACATTTCCGTCACTCTTCCTATGATGATGGCCAATCTGGTGTCTGGGGATCATTCCATTTCTCTTCCTGCCTGTGCCTCACAGATGTTTTTCCTGCTCTTCTTGGGTGGGGCTGAGTGCTTCCTGTTGGCAGCCATGGCCTATGACCGCtaccttgccatttgcctgcctctccaCTACATGACAATCATGAGCCATAGAATGTGTGTAGGGATGGTGGCAGGCTCATTCGCCATCAGCCTCCCCATGCAGTTGATCCAAATTGGAATTATCTTCTCCTTGCCTTTCTGTGGATCCAATGAGATTGACCATTTCTTCTGTGACTGCCCGCCCGTACTCAGCCTGGCATGTGCTGACCTTTATTCCAATGAGTTGACTTTTTATGCTGAGAGTACCATCTTTCTTATCATCCCTTTTATCCTCATCATGGTTTCTTATGTTCAAATCACCAAGGCCATACTGCGCATGCCATCAGCCACAGGGCGCCGGAAGACCTTTTCCACGTGCTCATCTCACCTGACTGTGGTCAGTCTCTTTTACGGCTCTGCAATGATTGTGTACCTGCGTCCCAAGACCCCAGAGTCTGTGAAGGTGAACAAGTTGCTCTCCCTGCTATACACCATCATCATTCCCCTTTGCAACCCTCTTATTTACACCTTGAGAAACCGGGAGGTAAAGACTGCTTTTAGAAGACTACTAGGAAGAAAAAGACCTTTGGAAGTGGGCACAGGGAGGATGGGTTGA
- the LOC130490554 gene encoding olfactory receptor 10AG1-like, which produces MDLGQANYKQNHSTVQVFILVGYQAYPALLFMVFLATYTMILLGNGLIVVVTTLDPALHSPMYFFLRSLSGLEMCYTSVTLPKMMANLVSGDRSISLPACASQMFFLLFLGGAECFLLGAMAYDRYLAICRPLHYMTIMSHRVCVGMVAGSFAISLPLQLFQIGIVFSLPFCGSNEIDHFFCDIPPVLSLACADIYSNEMSVFAASVVFVIIPFLLILASYVQIAKAILCMPSATGRRKTFSTCSSHLTVVILFYGSAMIVYLCPKTPESVKVNKLLSLLYAIIIPLCNPLIYTLRNRENDSILKKVTSFIFHSNELEFAWTPPPPNAPVSWHSVLYWF; this is translated from the exons ATGGATCTTGGGCAAGCCAACTACAAGCAAAACCATAGTACTGTGCAAGTGTTCATCCTGGTGGGATACCAAGCATATCCCGCCCTCCTCTTCATGGTCTTCCTAGCCACATACACAATGATACTACTAGGGAATGGTCTGATTGTGGTGGTGACAACGTTGGACCCTGCCTTACATtctcccatgtacttcttcctgcgTAGCCTGTCAGGACTGGAGATGTGTTACACTTCAGTCACCCTTCCTAAGATGATGGCCAATCTGGTGTCTGGAGATCGTTCCATTTCCCTGCCTGCCTGTGCCTCACAGATGTTTTTCCTGCTCTTCCTGGGTGGGGCTGAGTGCTTCCTGCTGGGTGCCATGGCCTATGACCGCTACCTTGCCATTTGCCGGCCTCTCCATTATATGACAATCATGAGCCATAGAGTGTGTGTCGGGATGGTGGCAGGCTCATTTGCCATCAGTCTCCCTTTGCAATTGTTCCAAATTGGAATAGTCTTCTCTTTACCTTTCTGTGGATCCAATGAGATtgaccatttcttctgtgataTCCCACCAGTACTCAGCCTGGCATGTGCTGATATTTATTCCAATGAGATGAGTGTGTTTGCTGCAAGTGTCGTTTTTGTTATAATCCCCTTTCTCCTCATTTTGGCTTCTTATGTACAAATCGCCAAGGCCATACTGTGCATGCCATCAGCCACAGGACGCCGGAAGACCTTTTCCACGTGCTCATCCCACCTGACTGTGGTCATTCTCTTTTATGGCTCTGCAATGATTGTGTACCTGTGTCCCAAGACCCCGGAATCTGTGAAGGTTAACAAGTTGCTCTCCCTGCTATACGCCATCATCATTCCCCTTTGCAACCCTCTCATTTACACCCTGAGAAACCGGGAG AACGATTCCATTCTAAAGAAGGTAACATCCTTTATTTTCCATAGCAATGAACTGGAATTtgcttggaccccccccccccccaatgcacctGTCTCATGGCATTCAGTCTTATACTGGTTTTGA